In Arthrobacter sp. CJ23, the genomic window CAGCCTATGCGCTCTCCATCCGGCCGGTGAAGAAGTGGACCGACGTCATGTTCTTCTTCCTCTCCACCAAGATGATGCCCGTGGTCGCCGCGATTCTCCCGCTTTACCTTTTCGCCAGAACCGTTGGTGCCCTGGACAACATCTGGTTCCTGATCCTCATGTACACGTCCATGAACCTTCCCATCGCGGTCTGGATGATGCGGTCCTTCCTTGCCGAGGTCCCAGTGGAAATGCTGGAGGCAGCCCAGATCGACGGCGCCAACCTCATCCTCACGCTCCGCAAGGTCGTCGCCCCGGTGGCCATGCCCGGCATCGCAGCCACCGCGCTGATCTGCTTCATCTTCAGCTGGAACGAATTGCTGCTAGCCCGGGTGCTCACCGGCGTCGTCGCCGGTACGGCCCCCGTCTTCCTGACCGGCTTCGTCTCAGGACAGGGCCTCTTCCTCGCGAAGGTGTGTGCCGCCGCCGTCGTGATTTCACTCCCTGTACTGTTCGCCGGCTTCGCCGCGCAGGACAAGCTCGTCCAGGGCCTGTCCCTCGGCGCCGTCAAGTAGCGCAGCCAGCCCCCTCACACTTCGAAGGATTCCACCATGACAACCTCAACCACCCAGACTCCCTTGCTCGGACAGCCCGAACTGCCGGCCACCATGCGCGCTTCCATCCTGCAGCGCCAAGGTGAGATGACCATGGAAACCCTGCCAATACCGAACCTTGAGGCCGGCCAGGTCCTGGTGCAGGTTTCGGCCGTCGGCGTCTGCGGCAGCGACGTCCACTACTACGAGCACGGCCGGATCGGCGACTTCGTGGTGGACCACCCGCTGATCCTCGGCCACGAACTCGCCGGCAGGATTGCCGCCGTCGGAAGTGCCGTGGACCCGGCCCGCATAGGTGCGAGGGTCGCCGTCGAGCCCCAACGCCCATGCCGCAGCTGCAAGCAGTGCAAGGCCGGGCGCTACAACCTGTGCCCTGAGATAAAGTTCTACGCAACCCCGCCGGTGGACGGCGCCTTCGCCGAGTACGTCACCATCCAGAGCGACTTCGCGTACGACATCCCGGACAACGTCAGCGACGAAGCGGCTGCGCTGATCGAGCCGCTCTCGGTGGGGCTCTGGGCTTGCGAACGTGCGCAGATCAAGCCGGGCAGCAGGGTCCTGATCGCTGGAGCGGGACCCATCGGCATCATCGCGGCTCAGGCCGCTCGTGCCTTCGGTGCGAGCGAGATCTACATCACGGACATCGCCGAGGACCGCCTCGCGTTCGCTCTGGAACACGGCGCCACGCACGCGCTGAACGCGAAGACTGACAGCGTGGAAGGGCTCGACGTCGATTCCTTCATCGACGCTTCCGGCGCGCCTCAGGCGGTCCGTTCCGGAATCAAAGCCGTCGGACCCGCGGGCCGCGTGATCCTGGTGGGGCTCGGCGCGGACGACGTCGAACTCCCTGTTTCCTACATCCAGAACCGCGAGATCTGGCTGTCCGGCGTCTTCCGGTACACGAACACCTGGCCGCTGGCCATCCAGCTGCTCGCCGATGGCAAGGTGGACCTGGACATCCTGGTCACGGGCAAATTCACCCTGGCCGAATCCGAGGCCGCGCTCAAGGCGGGCAAGCAGCCCGGGCAGCTCAAAGCAGTGGTGTACCCGGGCCGATGAATCACAGGGAACTGCGGGACAGCCCAGTCCTCACGGTCATCGGGGAGGCGCTCGTCGACATCATCAGGGACCCTCGCCAACCCGGATCCCAAGCACACCCGGGCGGCAGTCCCCTGAACGTTGCCGTCGGGGCAGCAAGGCTGGGCCTGGGGACGAGGCTTGTGACGCACTACGCCGATGACCTTCACGGGCGCATGCTCGAAGAGCACCTGAAATCCAACGGTGTCGCCGTGCTCAAGGGTGGAACTGCACCGACCTCAACGGCGACCGCCACCCTTGGCCTGGACAGGGCCGCAACTTACGTCTTTGACATCAGCTGGGATATCGAGGGGGCTTCGATCACGGCGGCCGCTCGGGATTCCACCCATGTCCACACGGGGTCGATTGCTGCCATGTTGGCACCAGGCGACCGCTCAACGCTGGCGTTCGTGGAGGCAACGCGGGAGCGCGCCACCATCAGTTACGATCCCAACTGCCGCCCTGCCATCAGCCCGGATGCGGACTCGGCGCGGGCTCAGGTGGAACGGTTTGTAGCGGCCAGCGACATCGTGAAAGCCAGCGACGAAGACCTTCTCTGGCTCTATCCGGACAGCACACCGGAGCGGGCGTTGGCGGCATGGCTGCAACTTGGCCCGGCACTGGTGGCGCTAACCAGGGGAGCAGCGGGCCCGGTCCTCCTAACGCGCCAGGGACGGGTCGAGATGGCCGCCGAGAGCGTCACCGTAGCGGATACCGTGGGGGCTGGTGACTCGTTCATGTCTGGCCTCATTTCGGGCCTGGCGCAGCTTGGAGCCTTGGGCCGCGGCGGAAGGCAACGACTGCACAGCCTCACCTTGGATGAGTTGAAGGCACTTTCCGCCTACGCCAACAGTGCCGCGGCGATCACCTGTTCCAGACCCGGAGCCAACCCGCCCGATTCGGCCGAACTTGGGCTGTTGTTCTAAGCCTCGTGAGCGCAGCGGTGGTGATCATGCCTGTCCGGAGGCTGCCCTGGATCGTTCTATAGACTGGCTGGGAAAGAGGAGGACCATGACCGGGAAGCGCCGCCCCACGCTAATGGATGTGGCCGAGGCTGCGGGTGTGTCGCGGGCCCTGGTCTCGATCGTCATGCGTGACGTGCCAGGGGCCTCGGACGCCACGCGGCGCAGGGTGCAGGAAGCAGCGCAGGCGCTCGGCTACCGGCCGGACAGCCGAGCCAGGCTCCTCCGCAGCAGCCGCACACGGCTGCTGGGCGTCAGTTTCTCCACCTCGCAGCCCTTCCACTCCGAAATCGTGGACGCAGCCTATGCGGCCGCCCAATTGCGCGGCTACGAAATCGCCCTCAGCGCGGTGGCCAACGGACGTCCCGAACCTCGTGCGGTGGAGGCCCTTCTGGATCTTGGCTGCGAGGCCCTGATCTTGATTTCGCCGACACTGGGCGTGCGGCAACTGGCGGGGTACACGGCCCGGATCCCCGTGGTCAGCCTGCTGCGCGACGATGCCGGTGAGTCCGTCGATTCCGTCAGCAGCGACGACCACGCAGGCATCCGGATCGCCGTCGAGCATCTCACGTCCTTGGGGCACCGACGCATCGCCCATGTGGACGGCGGCGAGGCCGTTTCGGCAGCCCAACGGCGCGATGCCTTCCGGCAGGAGATGCTCGCCCGGGGGCTGGATCCCCAGAATATTCCTGGCGGGCCATATGAAGAAGCCGGCATGGAAGCCGGGATACAGCTGAGGGACAACATGCCCACCGCTGTCATCGCCTTCAACGACAGGTGCGCCCTCGGCGTCATCGAGAGCCTCCGAGCCGCAGGGCTTCGGGTCCCGGAGGACGTTTCCGTCCTGGGCTATGACGACAGCCAGTTCGCGCGGCTCAGCTACGTGCAGCTATCGTCCATCAGCCAGGACGCACCCCTCCTGGCCGCCGCCGCCGTGGAGCGGGCCATCGATCGGTTGGAAGGCTCCGGCCCGCCGGCCCACTTCGTGGGAACGCCACACCTGGTCCTTCGCAAGACCACCGCGCCACCCGCCAGCCAAAGTCAACCGAACGGTTGATGCCTGGCCGCTGCGGCGCCGGAAGACTTGAAGGGTGAAAAAACTTCTCTACGCCTCCTTCAGCTATGCCGCCGCCGGCGTCCTCTCCGGCCTCTACTATCGCGAATTCACCAAGGCCAACGGCTTCTCCGGCGACTCCCAGCTCGGCCTGGTGCACACGCACTGGCTGGTCCTGGGCTTCATCGTCCTGCTCATTGTGCTGGCGCTCGAACAGCTCTTCCGGATCTCCGCCGCGGCACCGAAACTGAGCGCGTGGTTCTTCGGTATCTGGAACGCGGGCGTGGTCATCACAGGCGGCATCATGCTGGTGAAGGGGTCCATGGTGGTGGCCGGGGTAGATGCCTCGTCCAAGGCGCTGTCCGGCATCGCGGGCATGGGCCACATCCTGCTCACGGCGGGGCTGGTGCTGCTCTTCCTGGCGCTGCGCAAAGCCGTGCTGGCCCAGCTTCCCCATTCGGTACGCGCGGTGAAGGGACCCGCCGAAGAGGCAGACGACGACGGCGGGCGCGTGCCGTCGTCGAACCTCACCTAAGGCCCTGACCGCCGGGGCGGCTACTTGGGCGCGATGGCCCGCATGCTGTTGTTCCGCTTCTCGTGCGTGAGTTCGGCGAGGCCGAGCACCTCCAGCAACGGCGGCATGTACATGCCGAAACGGCCGCGGTAGCCCTTACGGAGGCCGTACCAACCGCCCACAGGATTGCCGGCGTCGCGGCCCCAGGCTTCAACGCTGCCTTCGGCGGCATCCTTGCCTTCGTCCGCGGCGCCGAGCGGAACCCAGTCGCCCTGCTCCGTGAGCCAGGCGTGCAGGTCCTCGATGGCCCGGAGATGGTACAGCAGCTTGGTGGAGCCCACTTGGCAGACGATTGCCGGAGGGTCGGCGGCCTCGTCCTTGTACATCGTGTAGTCGGACGAACCCGGAGGCGTGGTCAGCAGCCAGGGGTCGTCTTTGGTTCCGGCGGCCATGTGGCACATCCTTCCGTGCAGAGGTGCTGCGATGGCTTCAGGCTACACAGCGCCGGGCAGCGTGTCTGCAGCGGTCGGGTGGCATTCCACGGCTGGATCAACGCGGCTCAAGCTGGGAGGCGCGGCTTACATCCTGGTCCTCAGGGCCCGGCCGTAGCTCTCCTCGTCGTTCCTCGTTACCGCGGAAACGACGAGGTGCCGGCGGCTGATGCGCTTGGCGAAGTAGTCGGCGTAGGGCAGGACGATGCCGCTCTCCCATGCGGGGATCAGGTCCGGAAGGCTCCGCCGTTCCGCGGTCGAGGGGAAGCTCGGGATCAGGCACGAATCCCATGCACTGAACGCGGCGTAATCCAGGCCGTCCATCCCGTATTCGGATGTCCAGAACGGCGGAATGACGGGGTTGAGGTCCTGCCCCGGCCTCGTGGCTTCCCGGATGAACGCCGGCGTTGCCAGCTCTTGCTGGCTGTGGTCCTCGATGTCGAACCAATCCCATGCCCGCTTCCAGGCGGCTTGCCAGCGTTCCTCCCACACCGTGGCCCCGGGTGGGTCCGGCATCTTGGAAGTGCCAGGGTCCGGGACCGGCCAGAGTTCCGGGACGTCAGCCTCGGCCGCTATCGACCACGCGTGCCGGACAAACAAGAGCTGGTGCAGCTGCTGCGGGTGATCGTTGACGCGGATCGCCATATCGCGTGGCCACGGATTCCTCCCAAAGCCCTTGATCCATCGCATGCCGGCCCTCCCATCTGCGCGGTTGCCTCCACGCTACGCAGGATCAGGTCGAGTGTCTGCAGTGGTTCCCAGGTGATCCAGTAGTTCGGGCGGGGTGCGGGACGCCGAGGTACCGAATCAGGCGTAGCCTTTGGCCATGAGTGGGTCGGACGATTCGGCTGAACCGCCGCAGCTCCTACCGGCGGGACTGCCAAAGGGACATGCCGAGTACAACCCAGAGGACGCGCCACCATCTGTGCAGGCGCTGACAGACGTCGGAGGGTATGACGAACTTCTTGCCGTCTTCAAAGCGAGAGGACTTGAGTTGCCGCGCTCGGAGGCGGGCCTTGCCGCCGTCGATGATTTCATCGGGAGCAACGTGAATGGGGAGCAGTCGGCAGAACTTGCCCGGCCCATCGGAATGTTCTACGGAGATGTGCTCACCCATGCTGTTGCCGGAGCGCACTGGGAAGTGGTCGAGGACAGGTTCCCCTTAGTCCGTGTCACCGGGAAGACCACGGTTGACGTCGTTCGCATAGCCCAAAAGCGGCTTGTATCCGAAGAACCTACACTTCTGCAGAACTTTGCCCATGTCCTTGAACTTCGCCACGACTCCTGAGCTGGGGAAGTAGCCGCGTTGACGCGGTCCCGTCACCCATGGATAGTTGCGGCATCCCGGCCTCGCTCCGATTGGTGTCGACGCGGCCAAGATCGACGCGCGCCTCATCAATCCCGAGAGCGGGCAGCTGATTCGTCCTCAGGCTCGTCGCTGGGAGCGGGAGCGGGAACCGGAACCGGGTTCGAATCCAGCGGGTTCTCGATCTCGTCCGTTGTCATCCGCGCGGCGAAGAGTGCCACCACGGCCATGATGGGGCACACCAGCCCGGCGCCCAGGAAAATCAGCCAGATCGGCACCACGGCCGCGGCCGGTCCGGACAGCGCCATGGACACCGGCATGAGTGCCAGGGACACGAAGAAGTCCAGGCTCGACACCCTGCCCAGCAGATGCGGCGGCACCCGGCGCTGGAGCAGCGTGCCCCAAATAACCATGCCCACGCCGCCGGTGGCGCCGAAGATGAACAGCGCGGCCGCGAGCACCCAGAAGTTGTCCATGATCCCGACGGCGGCCAGCGGCAGGGTGCCGACGCCCCAGGACACGATCATCACCGACAGGTACCGCCGGGGGAGCTTGAACGAGGCGGTCGCGAGGGATGCCGCCGCCCCGCCGACGCCCATGACGGCAAGCAGGAACCCGAACATGCGCGAGTCGCCGCCCAGCTGGTCCCTGACGACGAACGGGATCAGCACCTCGATGGGCCCGATCAGGAACAGCACGGACAGGCACGCCCAGATGAGCGTCCACAGCAGCCAGGGCGTGCGGACCGTATAGGCAACGCCTTCGCGCAGGTCATGGAAGAACGAGGTCTTCGCGGGCTTGCCGCCCGCCCCGCCACTGGCGCGAGAAGCCCCGCCGTCGCCCGAAGCCCCGCCGTCGACGGCGCCGTTCGGCGGAGCGTCGAGCGCGTGCCTTCCAAGGAAGTTCAGGATGATGAACGCCAGCAGGTGGCAGGCCGACACCCCGGTGACCGCCCACGCGGGCGAGAGCGCCGCCACCACCACACCGGCGACGGCCGGACCGGCGGCCTGCTGCAGGATGGGCCGCATGGTGCCCTCCATGCCGTTGGCCGCCAGGAGATCGTCGGCCGGGAGGATGCGCGGCAGTATGGCCGAGTACGCAGGGAAGAAAAACGCGGCGCCCACGCCCAGGACGAACGCGCCCAGGGCGAGGTGCCAGAGCTGCAATGCGCCCGTCATGGCCAGCAGGCTGATGGCGCCGATGACGGCCAGATTGGTGCCCTCGACGGCGATGATCAGCAGCCGTTGCGGCACACGGTCCGCGGCGATCCCGCCCGCGAGCACAAACGCGACAAGTCCGACGCTCGCGGCCGTGGCCACGAGGGACAGTTCAAGGGGCCCGCCACCGAGGTGGATCACCTGGTAAACCATGGCCACGGCCCACATGCCGGAACCGAAGATCGAGATGGCCAGGGCCGCGATCAGCACGCGGTATTCGCGGTGGGCGAAGGGTCGGAGGGCTCTCAGGGTAGCCATTGATTCAGTCTAAACGTGCGGTTTGCCGGGGACATGGGGATCCAGCCGCCTACGGACGCGGTCAGTCTGCCTCGGACACCCCGAGGCGGACGTGCACCTGGTCGCCCACACCGATGCCTGCTGCTACCCGGATTGCCTTCTTGACGGGCAGAAGATAGGAACTGCTCTTGCTGTCCGGGAAGAGCGATGTGGACCAACTCTGCCCGGAAACGGTGGCCGTGACCTTGACGGAGCCGAAGCCGCGACGAAATGGCGCCGTGTCCTCCCGGATCTCTGCCGCAAGGTCTTCCGGAAGCGTGAGAAAGTACCATCCGGCTTCTTCCGGATAGTGCCACAGCCTGGCCTTGAACGAATACTTCAGCGCCATGGCGTCAACGGTTGGAAACCGTCAACTTTCCTCGGGCCCCGTATCCGCATCCGCCGCCGCTTCCGGGGCGTCGTCGATGTCCGGGCCCTCGGCGGGTTCCTGGCTGTGGATGCCGGTGTCGTGCGAGACCCAGCCCTCCGTTTCGCCTTCGGCCGGGGCGTCGCTGTGGTGGCGCACGATGTGTTCGGTGTTGCCCGTGGTGTTCATTCCGGATACTCCCTGTCCCTCTGTGGACTGCTCCCGTGAATGCACTCAAGTCTACGCCGGGAAGGCGGCCGGTGGCCTAGGCTAGGCCAAGGAACAACAACGCCAGTCCGCAGACGTCCAAGGCAGGGAGACGATGGCCAAGCGCCCCAATCCGGCGGTGAAAATTGCCCAGGAGACGGCCCACAATGCTGTCTTTGACGCGGACGGGAACCCGAAACCGGGAGTGCACACTGTGCTGCTGCGCGCCGTCGAGGTCCAGCGCCCGCTGGTGCTGGCCAATCTGCGCCGCCTGCAGCGCAGGCACCCCAACGCCACCGCCGCACAGCTGGCCGCCAAACTGGAGCGCGACTACCTGGCCGCCGTCACCGGCGGGGGTGCCGCCGTCGGGGCCACCGCCGTCGTCCCCGGGATCGGCACCGCCGCATCGCTGGGACTGTCCGCTGTCGCGACGATCGGCTTCCTCGAGGCCACCGCCCTCTATGCGGCGTCGCTGGCCGAACTGCACGGCATCCGGCTGGTGGACCCGGACCGGGCGAGGACCATGGTCATGGCCATCATGCTGGGCGAGGAAGGCACCGCCCTGCTGGGGGCGCTCAGCGGCCAGTCGCTGGGCCGGAGCACGGGTGTGTCGAATGCCTGGGGCAAGACCCTCACCAAGAAACTGCCGGGCGGCGGCTTCGGCCTGGTCCGCGACGCCATCCAGCGGGCCTTCCTGAAGAGCCTGCTCAAACGGCAGGGCACCGCCTTCCTTGGCCGCGCGTTGCCCTTCGGAGTGGGTGCGGTGGTGGGCGGCGCCGGCAACCTGGTCATGGGCCGCGCGGTCGCGGCCACCGCCAAACAAGCCTTCGGCCCCATGCCGGAAACCATCCCGGGCGAGCTGTTGCCAGCCGCCCACAAACCCTCGCTGGAAGGCGGAAACAGTGGATCTTAACGCTGATCTGGGGGAGTCCCTGGGCTCCTGGAACATGGGAGACGACGCCTCCATGTTCCGCATCGTAAGCAGCGCCAACGTGGCCTGCGGCTTCCACGCGGGCGACCCCCTGACCATGCTGGACAGCTGCCGCGCCGCCTTCGAGCTCGACGTCCGCGTGGGCGCCCACGTCGGCTACCGGGACCTGCACGGCTTCGGCCGCCGCTCCATGGACATGTCCTTCGACGAACTCTTCGGCGACGTCCTCTACCAGCTCGGCGCCCTGGACGGCATGGCCCACGCAGTGGGTGCCTCCGTGGACTACGTGAAGCCGCACGGCGCCCTCTACAACAGGATCGTGCACGACACCGATCAGGCCGAGGCCGTGGTGGCCGCCATCCACGCCTACGATCCGGGGCTGCCCGTCCTCGGCCTGCCCGGCTCCGCGCTGCTGCGCCTCACCGAGGAATCCGGCCACCCCGTCTTCCGCGAGGCCTTCGTGGACCGCGCCTACCAGCCGGACGGTACCCTGGTGCCGCGCTCGCAGGAAGGCGCAGTACTGCACGACGTCGGAGCCGTGGTCGCGCAGGCCGTGCGCCTTGCGAAGCAGGGCGAGATTGTCGCGGTGGACGGAACGGTGGTGCCGGTGCGGGCGGACTCGCTCTGCGTCCACGGGGATACCCCCGGCGCAGTGCAGATGGCCGCGGCCGTCCGTGCCGGGCTCGAGGAAGCCGGTATTGGGATTGAAGCCTTCGCCTGAGTTCGCTGTGACCCGTGACCCGCGCGGCGCCCGGCTGGTCCGGCGCGGCGGTGCGATGGGCGCCGCCTGATGGGTGCCGTGGTGATGGACCCGGGCGCTCTGACCCTGGTGCGCGGCACCGGCAGAGCCCTCGACCGGGCGGCGTTGCGCCTGGCCAATTCATTGCTCGGCAACCCCGGGACAGCGACGGGGCTTGAAGTCCTGCTGGGCGGGCTGCGGTTGCGGTTCGTCACCGCCTCCGCCATTGCAGTCACGGGGGCCGAGGGCATGGTGCAGCTCAACGGCGCCGAGCTGCCCCTGAACCAGGCCGTCCGCGTCGCCCCGGGAACGGTCCTGGACTTTGGGCCCGCGCTGTTCGGAATCCGCTACTACCTGGCGGTCCAGGGCGGCATTGAGGCGGGGCCGGAGCCACTGCGCGCCGGGGATTCCCTGGAGTTCGGGCGGCTGGCGGGTGGCAACGGCGTGGCGGCCAACGGCGGTTCCACGGAACCCCACAACCACCTGGCCAGGCGTGCCCCGGATCCCGGACGTCCCGTCGTGCTCCGCGTGGATCCCGGCCCGCAGGCCCGGGAGTTCGACGCCGATGCCTGGTTCCGCCTCACCAACGAACCGTGGACGCTGTCGCCGGACTCGGATCGAGTGGGCGCACGGCTGCTGGGCCGGCCGCTCACGCCGCCCCGGACGGAAGCAGCCGCCTCCCACGGCCTGGTTGCTGGCTCAGTCCAGGTGCCGCCGTCGGGCCTTCCGCAGATCTGCCTCGCCGACCACCCGGCCACGGGCGAGGACCCCGTGATCGCCGTGGTGCAGGACGCCGACCTGGACCTCCTGGCGCAGGCGAGGCCCGGGCAGATGGTGCATCTGCTGGGGTAGGCCCCGGAGCCTATGCAGTTCCTGCCCCTAAGAGCCCCCGGATTCTTTGAGGTATTTCCCGAAGTGGTCTTCGATCCGCTGCCACGCCTCGGGGGAAGCCTCCGGGTCCGGCTTGATGCCCATGATGCGGTTCAGCGGACGCAGCAGTTTCGGTGCCAAGTCGACTTCATTCATGAAGGCGTGGCTGGAGGTGGGAAACTCCTTGACGTCATTCTCGATTCCAAGGCCGTTGAGGGCGGACTTCAGCTTGGCGGCCGCGCCCGGCAGCGTGTGGTCCCGGCCGCCGTAGTTGGCCACCAGGGGACAGGCGCCGCGCAAGGACTCCTCAAGGTGCCTGGGGAGTTGCCCGTAGTTCACGGACGCAGCATCGAAGCCGTCCCTGGCCACAAGCAAGGCAAAGCCGCCGCCCATGCAGAAACCGATCACACCCGTCTTTCCGGTGCTGCGCTCCGAATTGCCGAGCCAGGTCCGTGCGGTACCCAGATCAGTGAAGGCCTTGCCGGTACCAGAGATCATGGCCCGCATGGTGCTCACAAGGCAGCGGCGAGCGCCGCCGTCGCTGTAGAGGTCCACGGCCAGCGTCAGGTAACCGGCTGCGGCCAGCCGGTCCGCATGGCTGCGTATCACATCGTTCACACCGAAGGCTTCGTGGATCATCAGGACGGCCGGAAAAGGGCCGTCGCCTTCAGGCTCGGCCAGATACCCGCCCAGCTGGCGCGAGCCGCCGGCTTTGGCGCTCGCATCGCTCAGATCGATGTATGCCATAGCGCTGGCCTTCCTGTTGCCGGATACGCCACAGTCTGCCATCAGCCGTCAGGAGGATCCCCCTGTTACCCCATGTGCTGTGACAGTCAGGAGCAGGAGCTGCACATAAACTCGCCCTAGCCGAACAGCAGGTGCGCCAGCGTGAAGATCGCCAGGCCGGCCAGGGCGCCCACCACGGTGCCGTTGATGCGGATGTACTGCAGGTCCCTGCCCACCTGGAGCTCGATCTTCTGCGAGGTTTCCTCGGCATCCCAGCGGGCCACGGTGTCCGAGATGACGCCGGCGATGTCCGAGCGGTAGGTGGTCACGAGGTAGCCGGCGGCGTCGCCGATCCAGGCGTTGACCTTGCCGGCGAGTTCGTCGTCGTTGACCAGCCGGGAACCGAAGGTTGGTGGAAATTGCAGCGGATCAGCCGCCCGCAATGTCCCGCGGGGTCCACAAGTGTCCAGCCCAGGCCTCGCGTCCGTTTGCGGTCAAGAACTCACTTAAGTTCGTGGCAGTCCCGACGCAACTCTTCTTGATCTTCACGTAGCCGGCTCCGTCCAAGCCAACGTCCGCTATTCCGGGTTCCACCATCCGTGCTGCCATCGCATATTGTCGCTACGTGGATGGAACTCGACGACTGCAGTATCGGTGGGCCGGTGCGCTGCTCCTGGCCCAAGGTGTTCTCATGGAGGGGTTGGTGTTCGTCGGGCTCGTCGTACTCCTCGCCCTCGGCATCCCGGAGACGGTGATAGTTGAACGCGCTGATGTCTTCGCCCTGCCCTACCTGCAGGAGAATCTTTATCTCATGATGGCGATGAGCGGGATCTTTGCCGCACTGCGTGTTCTCGGCGCTATCGGTCTGCTGCGCAACCGCTTGTGGGGGCTCGGGCTCTCCCTCATCAACTGCATCGTGACGCTCGTTCTGATGATCTTCCTTCTCCCCGCCGGCCTTGCGGACGGAGTGCTGTCCGGAACCGCGCTGGTGCTCATGCTCTTCGCCAAGCTCGGACGGGATTCTGACGGACAAGCAAAGCTGCTCGCGTGATCCGGGCTGG contains:
- a CDS encoding dienelactone hydrolase family protein; this encodes MAYIDLSDASAKAGGSRQLGGYLAEPEGDGPFPAVLMIHEAFGVNDVIRSHADRLAAAGYLTLAVDLYSDGGARRCLVSTMRAMISGTGKAFTDLGTARTWLGNSERSTGKTGVIGFCMGGGFALLVARDGFDAASVNYGQLPRHLEESLRGACPLVANYGGRDHTLPGAAAKLKSALNGLGIENDVKEFPTSSHAFMNEVDLAPKLLRPLNRIMGIKPDPEASPEAWQRIEDHFGKYLKESGGS